The Streptomyces griseiscabiei genomic sequence CGTGGGGTCGATCACGAGGTCGTACGTGCCCGGCCGCACCGTCGGGGCGGCCGCCTTCTCGGCCAGCAGGGCGGGCAGTGCGGCGAGTTCACCGTCCCAGTCCCACCCGGTGCCGAGCAGATACTCCCAGCCCCGGCCCGTGGAGGGCGCCGTGCTGCGCAGGCTCACCAGCCGGCCGCCGGCCGGGTCCACGGTGTGGGCGGTGAACTCCGGCAGCACCCGCACCCGTTGCTGGAGGACGCGGTTGCCCGCGGTGTCCGCGAGGAACGTGCACTCCCGTACGGCCTGGAGCGCGGCGTCCGCGTGCCGGACCCCGAGGGCGGCGAGGAGCCGGGCGCTGTACTCGCCGAGCACGGCCGTCCGCTCCTGCCCGGACACCTCGAACGGGTCGGTCTCGTACGCGGAGATCCACGTCCGCTCCCCGTACACGGGCTCCGGCGCGAGGTCGACGCGACGGCCGCCGAGGCGGCGGGCGTCCCCGGCGGCCCGCACCGCCTCCTCGACCGCGCCGACGGCCGCGTCGGCACCGCCCGCGGAGCGTGCCGCGAAACCGCGGGCGCCCTCGTGCAGGACCCGCACGGAGAACCCGGCGCTCACCGTGTCGGACGCGCCGGCGGGACGGGCGTCGCGCAGCCGCCAGGACGCGTCGCGTACGTGCTCGGCACGGAACTCCGCGTGCCCGACGCCGAGTTCACGGGCCCGTTCGAGCGCGGCCTCGGCCACGCGGCGCTGCTCGGCGTGGTCGAACTGCGGGCTGATCGCGCGGGCGGACTCGTGGGCGGGCTTGTGGCCGGAGTCGCGGGTGGTCGCACGGCCCATGCGGGGGCTCTCCTTCAAGGCCTGGCGGTCACGTCGTGACCGTGGGTTCGGGTGTCTCCCGGGGCGGGGGCGAGCCCCGGTGCACGTCGTCGTCCGGGCCCGGGTCGAGGTCACCGTCCGCCGTGTCCCGTTCCGCCGTGTCCTGTTCCGCCGGGCCCCGCTCGGCCGGTACGCCGCGCACCGCGCCGGTCATCAGCACCGCCACGGCCAGGGCGCAGCCCGTCAGCAGCCACCACAGGGTGTTCGCGCCGTGGTCCAGCGCGCTGGTGACCAGGAGCGGGGT encodes the following:
- a CDS encoding TldD/PmbA family protein — translated: MGRATTRDSGHKPAHESARAISPQFDHAEQRRVAEAALERARELGVGHAEFRAEHVRDASWRLRDARPAGASDTVSAGFSVRVLHEGARGFAARSAGGADAAVGAVEEAVRAAGDARRLGGRRVDLAPEPVYGERTWISAYETDPFEVSGQERTAVLGEYSARLLAALGVRHADAALQAVRECTFLADTAGNRVLQQRVRVLPEFTAHTVDPAGGRLVSLRSTAPSTGRGWEYLLGTGWDWDGELAALPALLAEKAAAPTVRPGTYDLVIDPTNLWLTLHETVGHATELDRALGHEASFAGTSFASPDAVGTLRYGSPAMNVTADRTAPHGLATIGYDAEAVAAQRWDLVRAGVLSGFQVDRAGAARAGYQRSNGCSFAGAFDREPLQRMPNVSLRPAPDGPDTAELISRVRDGLYVVGDGSWSIDTRRQNFQFTGQRFHRIRAGRLVGQVGDVAYQSTTTDFWRSLEAVGGPQTYLLCGAFHCGKGRPLQAAPAGHGSPAALFRQVNVLNSREEN